Proteins co-encoded in one Candidatus Rokuibacteriota bacterium genomic window:
- a CDS encoding ferredoxin family protein, protein MAYVIAEPCINVKDKACVEVCPVDCIYEGPEMLYIHPDECIDCGACEPVCPVKAIFAEDEVPANWKQFIEINKKFFADNPGVKPATKA, encoded by the coding sequence ATGGCTTACGTCATCGCTGAACCCTGCATCAACGTCAAGGACAAGGCCTGCGTCGAGGTCTGCCCGGTGGACTGCATCTACGAAGGTCCCGAGATGCTCTACATCCACCCGGATGAGTGCATCGATTGCGGCGCCTGCGAGCCGGTGTGTCCGGTGAAGGCGATCTTCGCCGAGGACGAGGTGCCGGCCAACTGGAAGCAGTTCATCGAGATCAACAAGAAGTTCTTCGCCGACAATCCGGGCGTCAAGCCCGCGACCAAGGCGTAG